CCTCGAAGCCGGGCTGCGCGACGCCGGTTTCAGCGTCGACCGCGCCGCCGACGGCGTGGCGGCCGATCTGGCCCTGCAGCAGCAGGAGTACGGGCTGGTGCTGCTCGATCTGGGTCTGCCGCGCGCCGACGGCCTGACGGTGTTGCGCCAGCTGCGTCAGCGTGGTGCTGCGACCCCGGTGCTGATCCTGACCGCGCGTGACGCCGTGGCCGACCGGATCGCCGGGCTCGATGCCGGTGCCGACGATTACCTCGTCAAACCGTTCGATTTCGACGAGCTGCTGGCGCGCATCCGCGCGGTGCAGCGCCGCCACGCCGGCCGCGCCAGCCCGCTGTTCGAGCACGGTGCGCTCAGGCTCGATCCGGCCAGCCATCAGGTCTGGCTGGGCGAGCGCGAGGTGGCGCTGTCGGCGCGCGAGTACGCGCTGCTGTTCGAGCTGCTGCAAAAGCCCGGCACGCCGCTGTCGCGGGCGCGGCTGGAGAACCGGCTGTACGGCTGGGATGAAGAGGTTGCCAGCAACGCGGTCGAAGTCCACATCCACGCGCTGCGGCGCAAGCTCGGCGCGGCGTGGATCCTCAACCTGCGCGGCGTTGGCTATTACGTGCCCAGACAGCCGCCGGAGGCCGCATGAGCTCGCTGCGCCGACAACTGATGCTGATGCTGCTCGGCGGCATGGCGCTGGTCATTGCCGTCGCCGCCGCGCTGGCTTTCCTCCGCACCCGCAACGAGGCCAACGAGCTGTTCGACTACCAGTTGCGCCAGCTGGCGCTGTCGGTGGTCAACCAGACCTTCATCCCCGGGCGCTCGTCGCTGCGCTCTACGGCCGGCTTCGATTTCGTCATCCAGGTCTGGGATCCGGACGGCGTGCAGCTTTACTACTCGCACCCGCACCGCGTGCTGCCGGCGCAGGTGCAGCTCGGCTACGCCACCGCCGCGACCAGTGAAGGCGACTGGCGCACCTACGCCGTTGCCGTGCCCGGCAAGGTGATCCAGATCGCCCAGCCGATGCGCACGCGCAACCGGCTGGCGCTGGATACCGCGTGGCGCACCACGGTGCCGCTGCTGATCGCCCTGCCGCTGCTGCTGCTTGGCGCGTGGTGGGTGATCGGCCGGGCGCTGCGGCCGCTCGAAGCGTTGCGCCGCGAAGTTGCCGCACGCACGCCCGACGCGCTGGCGCCGCTGCCGTCCGGCTTGGCGCCGGAGGAGGTCGAGCCGCTGATTGCCGAGACCAACCGACTGCTGCTGCGGCTGGGCGATGCGCTGGCATCGCAACGCGCGTTCACCGCCAATGCCGCGCACGAACTGCGCACGCCGCTTGCCGCGCTGCAACTGCAGCTCGCCAGCTTGGAGCGCGCCCCGGACGACGCCAGCCGCACCGCGGCGATCGCCGAACTCAAAACCGGCCTCGCCCGCGCCGGCCACATGCTGAACCAGTTGCTGACGCTGGCCCGCAACGAAGCCGCGTCCGAACATGCCGTGCTGGTACTGGCGGACATCGTCACCGACGTACTCGCCGAACAGGCGCCGCTGGCCATCGCCGCCGGGCTCGATCTGGGCGCCACCGACATCGACGCCGACGTGCAAGTCTCCGGCAACGCCGACGCACTGCGCTCGCTGGTCGCCAACCTCGTCGGCAACGCCATCCGCTATACCCCGAGCGGCGGCCGGATCGACGTCGCGCTGCGCCGCATCGATGCGGACGGCGAGGGCAGAGCGCAGCTCACCGTCGCCGACAGCGGCCCCGGCATCCCCGAAGCCGAGCGCGAACAGGTGTTCCAGCGCTTCTACCGCCGCCCCGGCAGCGCCGGCTCGGGCAGTGGCCTCGGGCTGGCGATTGTTCGGGCCGTGGCCGATGCGCACCGGGGAGCTGTGACGCTGGGCGAGTCGCCGCTGGCGGGATTGGGGGTCACGGTTGAACTGCCGCTGGTGCAAGGCTGAGCAAAGCAAGTAATCGGTATCGCGCCCGGTATTGGTTTGCTGTTTTAAAATATATAAAGCGCTGATTGACGTGGAACGAGTTGGCAAAGTTCGCGGCTTCCTGCGTTACCATCTGTGGCTGGGTTGCAGGTGATGGGCATATTTGGGGCAAATGGTGCGAGCTTGTTGTGAACGCATGGTGCACTTGGTTTTTTATCGGACATGCGCTGAACGGGGGGGCTTCTGTGTAATCTGCTGATTATTAAATAATCATTTGTCATTTTTGTTGCTCTTTGTAGCTATCTTTAGTGTTTGTCGTCGGAGTTATGCGACAAATGTCGCAATAATTTGTTACGCACCATGGTGCACACACTAGGTTATACGCATTCGGAGATTGAAGCATGATCAAGACAAAGAACGTTGTCATGCAGTGTCCGCAATGCGGACATACGGATTTTGAGCAACCAGATAATGTGCAAGATGACGACTTCGTAAAATGCGTCTTTTGCGGGCACCAAATAATGCTCTGCGACCTAAAAGAGGCCGGTATCGAGCAAGCAAAACAAATCATCATTCCAGAAGCAAAAAAGGAATTGAGGCAATGATAAAAAAGGCCTTTAAAGGAAAATTTAAGTGATACATTCCGAGTTGCTTACACTCTTGGTGTCAATTATCGCAATCGTAATTTCAGCGGTTTCACTTGTGCGAACTCGCAAACTGGCAGCAGAGCAACTGGAGCTTGAGCGAATTACGGCGGAGCTTTCCAAACTCCAAATAAAGAGCATAGAAGAGCAAGAGCATTTAAAGACAAAGCCCCAACTGAATGTGGCAATCACAAAACTTGGGAAATCTAGCCATTTCATAGTTGCCAACACTGGCAAAGGCAGCGCATACAAGGTCGATCTTGAGCTTGTTGATTGCCAAGATAACCCTTTAACAAGTGAAATCCACCATGTACTTCCATACCCGGAAATGAAGCAAAACTCACGGTTTAAGCTGCTGGCAGCTTTTCATATGAGCAGTCCGCGCAAGTATCAGGTAAAACTAACCTGGCAAGACTCCTCCGGAGAAGAGCAATCAGAAACTCATTGGGTCTCGAGGTGAACGTATAACAATGCGCTCAGCTGCCGCTCACTCCGTTCGCTGGACAGCCAAAAGCTGCGCTTTTGTCTGCCCGTTAGCTTAATCGTTAGTCTGAATAATCGGACATGTAGATTATGCTCAAAGTAATAGCTCAAGATTTTATCAAGCCGGAGTGCGTCGAGGAGGTAATGCCTCTATATCGGGAGCTGGTTGAGAAGACCAAGGAAGAACCGCTTTGCTTATCCTACGATCTATTCATCAATCAGAAAGATTCCGGGCACTTCGTATTCGTAGAGGAGTGGCCCGATCGGGCCGCTTTGGATGCGCACTGCAATACCGAGCATTTCAGGAGGCTGGTGCCGTTGATCAATCAGCATCAGAGGTCGCCAGCAACCTTTCTGCTTATGGATGCATTCGATTGATTCATCCTGGTAACACTTTCAAGCCGACGCCGCGTCGCGGCGCGGCTTGGTTCAGGCGTTAGTGTCGCCGGAGGGCAAGCCCGAGGTCGTAATAATCTATATCTTCATTTTCGGATTTTCAGGAGGTGTTATGAGCACATCGGATTTAATCGAAGGTTTGTCCGCCCCCGAATTCATCAACCGCAAAATCGCCGAACTCGGCGACTGGCGCGGCGAGACCTTGAGCAAGCTGCGAGGTCTGATCAAGGCCGCGCTGCCGGATGTGGTCGAGGAGGTGAAGTGGATGGGCACGCCGGTGTGGTCGCACGGCGGGATCATCTGCACCGGGGAGACCTACAAGGCCAAAGTGAAGCTGACCTTCCTCAAGGGCGCGTCGCTCGATGATCCGGCCGGGCTGTTCAATGCCAGCCTCGACGGCAATGCCCGGCGGGCGATCGATGTCCAGCAGGACGAGGATATCGATGCCGAGGCGTTTATCGCACTGATTCGTGCAGCGGCGGCGCTGAATGCGTCCGGTGCAAAGTCGAAAAAGGCAAAGTAATTTGCGTCGACGACTCGTCCGAATCGCTCCAATACCTTTCAAATACAAACGGAAAACACCATGTGGGATGAACGCTACAGCACTGATGATTATGCCTACGGCACTGCGCCGAATGGCTTTCTGGCCGACAACGTCGCTGCGCTGCCGAAAGGCCGGGTGCTGAGTCTGGCGGAGGGGGAGGGGCGCAATGCGGTGTTTCTCGCGACGCAGGGTTATGCGGTGACGGCGGTCGACGCATCGCGGGTGGGGCTGGAAAAGGCGGGCCGGCTGGCCGAAGCGCATGGCGTGGCGATTGAGCGGGTGCACGCTGATCTGGCCGAGTTCGATCCGGGCGAGGCGTGCTGGGACGGCGTCGTGTCGATTTTCTGCCCGCTGCCCTCGGTGCTGCGCAAGGCGCTGCACCGCAAGGTGGTCGCGGCGCTGAAGCCGGGCGGCGTGTTCGTGCTGGAAGCGTACACGCCGGCGCAGTTGCAGCACCGCACCGGCGGCGGCAGTTCGGCCGATACGATGGTGACGGCGGCGATGCTGCACGAGGAGCTGGCCGGGCTGGATTTCCGCCATCTGCGCGAGCTGGAACGCGAGGTGATCGAAGGGACTTACCACACCGGGCTGGGCGCGGTGGTGCAGTTGATCGCGGCGAAACCGGTGTGATTTTTCCGCAGCCCGCCAGACCGAAGCGCGGGCTGGCGGTCCCTTAAGTTTTTTTTAAGTCGCGCTGCGCTACCTTGAGCCTGTCCCAACCAATACGGAGCTCGCGCAATGCAGACCCAAGCAAAAACCTGGTGGCCCAAGTTGAGTGCGCTCGTCGTTGCTGCGGCGCTGGGCGGGGCGGTCGGCGCTGTTGGCAGCCGAGCCTTGCCACTGGCCGGTGCGACGCCGTCGGCCCCGGCGGCGGTGGCCCAGCCTGCCGCGCCGCTGCCGGCACCCGCTGCCGTTGGCTTGCCCAGTTTCAACGACATCGTTGCCCGCTACGGCCCGGCGGTGGTCAATATCAGTACCACCGGCATGACCAAGACCGCCGATGTCCAACAAGGTCCGCAGCTCGATCCGGATGACCCGTTCTACGAGTTCTTCCGCCGTTTCGGCGTACCGATGCAGCCGCAGCAGCGCCCGCAGCTCACGCGCGGCCTCGGCTCGGGCTTCATCGTCGCATCGGACGGCCTGATCCTGACCAACGCGCACGTCGTCGACGGTGCCAGCGAGGTCACGGTGAAGTTGACCGACAAGCGCGAGTTCAAGGCCAAGGTGATCGGCGTCGACAAACCGACCGACGTGGCGGTGCTGCGCATCAACGCCAAGGATCTGCCGACGGTGAAGCTCGGAGACCCGGCTGCGTCGCGCGTCGGCGACTGGGTGCTGGCGATCGGTTCGCCGTACGGTTTCGAGAATTCGGTCACCGCCGGCATCGTTTCGGCCAAATCGCGCAGCCTGCCGGACGAAAGCTACGTGCCGTTCATCCAGACCGACGTGGCGATCAACCCGGGCAACTCGGGTGGGCCGCTGTTCAACGCCGCCGGCGAGGTGATCGCGATCAACTCGCAGATCTACAGCCGTTCGGGCGGCTTCCAGGGCTTGTCGTTCTCGATCCCGATCGACGTGGTCAAGCAGGTCGAGCAGCAGATCCTCGCCCACGGCAAGGTCGTGCGCGGCCAGCTTGGCGTGATGGTGCAGAACGTCGATCAGTCGCTGGCCGATTCGTTCGGGCTCAAGTCGCCGAACGGCGCGCTGATCAGCGGTGTGAACCCGGGCGGATCGGGTGCGAAGGCCGGGCTGAAGCCGGGCGACATCGTGCTCAAGTTCGGCGACAAGCCGATCACCGCATCGGGCGACCTGCCGCCGCTGGTGGCCAGCGTAAAACCGGGCGAGTCCGTGCCGATGACGATCTGGCGCGACGGCAAGGAGCAGGTGCTGTCAGTGAAGATCGATGCGGCCAAGGACGCCAAGGTGGCGCAGGCTGTGAGCGATGAAGGCCAGGCCAAGCTCGGTCTGGCGGTACGGCCACTGACGGCGCAGGAAAAGGCCGAAAGCGGCATCGGCAGCGGCCTTGTCGTCGGCCAGGTCACAGGCCCGGCGGCCAAGGCCGGCATCCAGCCTGGCGATGTGGTGCTGGCGCTGAACGGCACGCCGGTGAATTCTGTCGAGCAATTGCGCAGCCTGTCCGCCAAGGCCGGCAAGCGCATCGCGCTCTTGATCCAGCGTGACGATGCGCAGATTTTCGTGCCGCTGGATCTGGGATAGTTGACTGGGGTAACAGGCTGGACCGGTTGAGGGGCCGGTCTGGCCTTTCTCTTGTTCATAACGGGCCGCGCTGCGGCCCGTTTTGCTGTTCAGCGCGCCAGTGCGATTCAGTCTTCGCGATGAAGAACGCCCTCGGGAACGGGGCATTTGTATGTTGGCTGCGCTGCTGTGTACCCGAGCTTTCGCGATGAGGTATGCGGTTATTGCCTGGCAGTCTTTCGGCCGATATATTTCATGCTTTCTAATTCATTAAGGATTGGCAATGAAGCAGGATGCAGATATCGGGGATGAGGAAATTCTGGCCGAGTTCACCCTGCCAATGACACTGCCGGCACGAAAAGGCGCTACATTGATTACCTTCGGTGCAGGTGGGGTGCTTTTTCTGGGCCTTGGTGCGTTGTTACTGTGGGATATGCAGGATGACGGTATGCCGTGGCTCGTCCGGCTTGGTGGCTACGTCTTGTTGCTGCTTGGTGCTGCTTTTTTGTGTGGGCTGCTGGGCATACTCTTCAAGCCGAGGTACTTCGATCTGCATATCACCGAGCAGAGCATCAGCTATGGTCTCCGCCGCAAGACCCAGACGTGGGCCAGCATGGTCGATCCGACGCCCGGCTGTATCCAGAACGTATGCGGTCTGCTGTTCCACATCGAGGGCAAGCGCGGGCAACGGATACTGCCGCTCGGGCTCTACAGCGCTGAGCCCGAGATACTTGCGGCTTCGCTGGCGTTGTTACATGGCTTTTTGACCGGCCAGATACCCGCCGAGCGCCTACCCGACTGAATCGTGGCCCCGATCCGGCCGCGCGCGCGTCGCATTCGGATCGGGTTGCCGTTTACAGCGCCAGCGCGACCTTCATCCCTTCCTCGATCGCGCGCTTGGCGTCGAGTTCGCCGGCCTTCTCGGCGCCGCCGATCCGGTAGGCGGTGACGCCGAGCGCCAGCAGCTCGTCGTACAGCGCGTTCACCGATTCCTGCCCGGCGCAGATCACCACCTGATCGGCCGGCAGCGTTTCCTCCTTGCCGCCGTGGCGGATCGTCAGGCCTTCGTCGTCGATGCGCACGTATTCGACTTCACCGAGCAGGTGGACGCCGCGGTGCTG
This window of the Jeongeupia sp. USM3 genome carries:
- a CDS encoding response regulator gives rise to the protein MRLLLAEDDDMIGRHLEAGLRDAGFSVDRAADGVAADLALQQQEYGLVLLDLGLPRADGLTVLRQLRQRGAATPVLILTARDAVADRIAGLDAGADDYLVKPFDFDELLARIRAVQRRHAGRASPLFEHGALRLDPASHQVWLGEREVALSAREYALLFELLQKPGTPLSRARLENRLYGWDEEVASNAVEVHIHALRRKLGAAWILNLRGVGYYVPRQPPEAA
- a CDS encoding ATP-binding protein, encoding MSSLRRQLMLMLLGGMALVIAVAAALAFLRTRNEANELFDYQLRQLALSVVNQTFIPGRSSLRSTAGFDFVIQVWDPDGVQLYYSHPHRVLPAQVQLGYATAATSEGDWRTYAVAVPGKVIQIAQPMRTRNRLALDTAWRTTVPLLIALPLLLLGAWWVIGRALRPLEALRREVAARTPDALAPLPSGLAPEEVEPLIAETNRLLLRLGDALASQRAFTANAAHELRTPLAALQLQLASLERAPDDASRTAAIAELKTGLARAGHMLNQLLTLARNEAASEHAVLVLADIVTDVLAEQAPLAIAAGLDLGATDIDADVQVSGNADALRSLVANLVGNAIRYTPSGGRIDVALRRIDADGEGRAQLTVADSGPGIPEAEREQVFQRFYRRPGSAGSGSGLGLAIVRAVADAHRGAVTLGESPLAGLGVTVELPLVQG
- a CDS encoding putative quinol monooxygenase; the encoded protein is MLKVIAQDFIKPECVEEVMPLYRELVEKTKEEPLCLSYDLFINQKDSGHFVFVEEWPDRAALDAHCNTEHFRRLVPLINQHQRSPATFLLMDAFD
- a CDS encoding DUF1801 domain-containing protein, encoding MVQALVSPEGKPEVVIIYIFIFGFSGGVMSTSDLIEGLSAPEFINRKIAELGDWRGETLSKLRGLIKAALPDVVEEVKWMGTPVWSHGGIICTGETYKAKVKLTFLKGASLDDPAGLFNASLDGNARRAIDVQQDEDIDAEAFIALIRAAAALNASGAKSKKAK
- a CDS encoding bifunctional 2-polyprenyl-6-hydroxyphenol methylase/3-demethylubiquinol 3-O-methyltransferase UbiG, which encodes MWDERYSTDDYAYGTAPNGFLADNVAALPKGRVLSLAEGEGRNAVFLATQGYAVTAVDASRVGLEKAGRLAEAHGVAIERVHADLAEFDPGEACWDGVVSIFCPLPSVLRKALHRKVVAALKPGGVFVLEAYTPAQLQHRTGGGSSADTMVTAAMLHEELAGLDFRHLRELEREVIEGTYHTGLGAVVQLIAAKPV
- a CDS encoding DegQ family serine endoprotease, coding for MQTQAKTWWPKLSALVVAAALGGAVGAVGSRALPLAGATPSAPAAVAQPAAPLPAPAAVGLPSFNDIVARYGPAVVNISTTGMTKTADVQQGPQLDPDDPFYEFFRRFGVPMQPQQRPQLTRGLGSGFIVASDGLILTNAHVVDGASEVTVKLTDKREFKAKVIGVDKPTDVAVLRINAKDLPTVKLGDPAASRVGDWVLAIGSPYGFENSVTAGIVSAKSRSLPDESYVPFIQTDVAINPGNSGGPLFNAAGEVIAINSQIYSRSGGFQGLSFSIPIDVVKQVEQQILAHGKVVRGQLGVMVQNVDQSLADSFGLKSPNGALISGVNPGGSGAKAGLKPGDIVLKFGDKPITASGDLPPLVASVKPGESVPMTIWRDGKEQVLSVKIDAAKDAKVAQAVSDEGQAKLGLAVRPLTAQEKAESGIGSGLVVGQVTGPAAKAGIQPGDVVLALNGTPVNSVEQLRSLSAKAGKRIALLIQRDDAQIFVPLDLG